GGATATTTAAAGGACAGGCAACCCTGACCTCCGGGATTCGGGCACCAAAGATATCCGGAAAAATACAATCCATCGCCTCTCTGTTGGGCGACTCCTTAACCCTTTTAAAGTATGATTAAAAACATTATCCTTGATTTTGGGGACATCTTTATTAATCTGGACAAACCTGCGACAGCACTTGAAATGACCAGATATGGTTTTGCTGAAATCACACCGGAATTGGATACCCTCTTCAAGAACTATGAAATGGGATTGGTCAGTTCCGATGACTTCTTAAATCATACCGGACATCTTTTTCCAAAAGCGAGCAGACAGAACCTCATTGATGCCTGGAATGCCATTCTTTTGGATTTTCCCGATGAACGCCTGGAATATGTGGAATCCCTCGCCAAGGAAGGACACTACCGTCTTTTTCTACTTAGTAATACCAATGAAATTCATATAGATTACGTGAAAGAGACCATGGGAATTGGGAAATTCCAACGTTTTAAAAATTCTTTTGAAGTTTTCTACCTTTCGTACGAAATGGGAAAACGTAAACCTGACTTAGCTATATTTCAACAAGTTCTGGATGGGAATGGACTTATTTCCGAGGAAACCCTTTTTGTGGACGATACCAAAGAGAATACGGATGCGGCTTCCCGTTTGGGCATCAAGACCTGGAATCTGATCGTGGGCAAAGAGGATATTACCGAACTAAAGGCCCATCTCCAATGATAGATTTGGCCTTGAGCGTACTTTGCTCCAGTCTCATCTTTGTAGTCTTCAAATTGTTTTCGGTCTATAAGGTCCATACCTTATCGGCCATAATTACCAACTATGTCGTGGCCAGTATCTGTGGATTGGTATTCAATCCTTTAACCATCAGCCTGCCACAGCTTATGTCCAAACCTTGGTTTTTGGGCACCGTACTGCTTGGGGTATTTTTCCTTTTGGTGTTCAACATTATGGCCAAATCTTCCCAAATTAATGGGGTGGGCGTTACTTCCGTGGCTACAAAAATGTCTTTGGTGGTTCCTGTGTTGTTCGCCGTCATGCATTATAGGGATAAACTGTCCATTCTTCAGATTATGGGAATTATCCTGGCGCTTGCTGCGGTTTATCTAGCCTCCAGTAGGGAAAGTGGCCTAAAGATGGAGAGGAACCATTTGTGGTTGCCCGTATTGGTATTTCTCGGTTCCGGATGTATTGATACCAGCATCAAATTTATTCAAGAAGGGTATTTAATGGACAGTGACTATCCTATTTTTTCTTCTACGGTT
The sequence above is a segment of the Muricauda sp. SCSIO 64092 genome. Coding sequences within it:
- a CDS encoding HAD-IA family hydrolase, translating into MIKNIILDFGDIFINLDKPATALEMTRYGFAEITPELDTLFKNYEMGLVSSDDFLNHTGHLFPKASRQNLIDAWNAILLDFPDERLEYVESLAKEGHYRLFLLSNTNEIHIDYVKETMGIGKFQRFKNSFEVFYLSYEMGKRKPDLAIFQQVLDGNGLISEETLFVDDTKENTDAASRLGIKTWNLIVGKEDITELKAHLQ
- a CDS encoding DMT family transporter, with protein sequence MIDLALSVLCSSLIFVVFKLFSVYKVHTLSAIITNYVVASICGLVFNPLTISLPQLMSKPWFLGTVLLGVFFLLVFNIMAKSSQINGVGVTSVATKMSLVVPVLFAVMHYRDKLSILQIMGIILALAAVYLASSRESGLKMERNHLWLPVLVFLGSGCIDTSIKFIQEGYLMDSDYPIFSSTVFGAAALSGFVFLGIKGTGTAANFRFKSVLGGICLGIPNYFSIFFLLRALNHDSLNSASIFTINNVAIVLFTTLLGIILFKEILTSKNWLGVGLAVISIVLVALF